Proteins encoded by one window of Conger conger chromosome 1, fConCon1.1, whole genome shotgun sequence:
- the LOC133141827 gene encoding prostaglandin D2 receptor-like codes for MGLIGNIIALCIIYRHKNITRGRHVSVFYVLVSGLAWSDLLGKVLLSSMVLACYALSKCLEQINTNLCNTFGLLMSFFGLCPTLILLAIAVECLLSVGYPYVYNRQVTRRRALMCLISIYVFCLLFCALPLIGFGDYKQYRPGTWCFITLNSIKPLNKAFSLLYATLLTLAILAVVICNMLVKINLIKMYKLTRKRSISTVNSLMRAAASPRHSEELDHLVVLLLMTLSFVICSIPVTVRLYIGAFSSDECAAQEEEKDLLAMRFLSVNSIVDPWVFIILRTSLCRKQVHKLFDKLFPSRAPRTAAKTPDSHSCEMASRESSKQWPHSEQRTGPPGMNSLG; via the exons ATGGGTTTGATTGGGAATATCATCGCTCTTTGTATAATATATCGACACAAAAATATCACACGGGGCAGGcatgtttcagttttttatgTGTTGGTCTCAGGGTTGGCTTGGTCGGACCTACTGGGAAAAGTTTTACTGAGTTCAATGGTATTGGCGTGTTATGCGCTTTCCAAGTGTCTGGAGCAAATCAACACGAATCTGTGTAACACTTTTGGGTTGCTCATGTCTTTCTTTGGGCTGTGCCCCACGCTAATCCTACTGGCGATTGCAGTGGAGTGCCTTCTCTCCGTTGGATATCCTTATGTCTACAATCGGCAAGTTACGCGGAGGAGAGCGCTGATGTGCCTAATCAGCATCTATGTATTCTGTCTTCTCTTCTGCGCCCTGCCACTTATCGGTTTCGGGGACTACAAGCAATACCGGCCCGGGACCTGGTGCTTCATCACACTGAATAGCATAAAACCGTTGAACAAGGCGTTCTCCTTGCTGTACGCCACGCTGTTGACGTTGGCTATCCTGGCTGTGGTTATCTGCAACATGCTAGTGAAAATCAACCTGATTAAGATGTACAAGCTTACCCGCAAGAGGAGCATCTCCACCGTCAACTCGCTAATGAGAGCAGCCGCGTCCCCCCGGCATTCGGAGGAGCTGGATCACTTGGTCGTCCTCTTGCTGATGACTTTGAGCTTTGTCATTTGCTCCATCCCCGTAACG GTGCGGTTGTATATTGGCGCCTTTTCTTCTGACGAATGCGCAGCGCAGGAGGAGGAAAAGGACCTTTTGGCAATGCGGTTCCTCTCGGTCAACTCCATCGTGGATCCTTGGGTTTTCATCATCTTACGCACCTCACTCTGCCGCAAACAGGTGCACAAGCTGTTTGATAAACTGTTCCCTTCACGCGCGCCACGGACAGCCGCAAAAACACCAGATTCTCACTCTTGCGAGATGGCGTCGAGGGAGTCTTCGAAACAGTGGCCACACTCCGAGCAGCGTACGGGCCCCCCTGGAATGAACAGTCTGGGATGA